A genome region from Labilibaculum antarcticum includes the following:
- a CDS encoding type II toxin-antitoxin system HipA family toxin: MEETKNTLVSLQLEGKTYEVGELVLNNRQIYFRYHQEFLKTGLNISPLKLPFTGEINNSEKEPFDGLYGVFNDSLPDGWGRLLLDRSLSSKGIDIYGVSPMDRLAYVGSSGMGALCYAPQLEDRPDFDKQLELDAIAEEMRHVLKGESTEMIDELFTLGGSSGGARPKILVGFNKQSNELVHGYDQMQDGFEEWLIKFPSSQDNAEIAKIEYVYYQMALKAGIEMSDCQLFHGKSGQTYFGTRRFDRTVKGRLHAHTASGLMHDNFRMSTMDYGHLMDCAFRLEKHVNAYEKVFRLAAFNVFAHNRDDHSKNFSFLMDGKGNWKMAPAYDLTFSTSAYGIHSTMVAGESKNPGEKHLLKLADHFGIKRPDLILEQVREALTNWRLIAQTCGVSKNVVSEIEKTFNKLNKI, from the coding sequence ATGGAAGAGACAAAAAATACATTGGTCTCTCTTCAGTTGGAAGGGAAAACTTATGAGGTAGGAGAGTTGGTCTTGAATAACAGACAGATTTATTTTCGATATCATCAGGAGTTTCTAAAAACAGGATTAAATATTTCACCTCTAAAACTTCCATTTACGGGAGAGATAAACAATTCTGAAAAAGAACCATTTGATGGGCTTTACGGCGTTTTTAACGATTCATTACCCGATGGCTGGGGCAGATTACTCTTAGATCGAAGTTTAAGTTCCAAGGGAATTGATATTTATGGAGTAAGTCCAATGGATCGATTGGCTTATGTTGGAAGTTCAGGAATGGGAGCTCTTTGTTATGCGCCTCAATTGGAAGACAGGCCTGATTTTGACAAGCAATTGGAATTGGATGCCATTGCCGAGGAAATGCGACATGTTCTCAAAGGCGAAAGCACTGAAATGATAGATGAACTTTTTACTTTGGGTGGATCTTCAGGAGGAGCGAGACCAAAGATTTTGGTAGGCTTCAATAAACAAAGCAATGAACTGGTTCATGGATATGATCAAATGCAGGATGGCTTTGAGGAGTGGTTGATTAAATTTCCATCATCCCAGGACAATGCGGAAATTGCCAAAATCGAATATGTTTACTATCAGATGGCTCTGAAAGCAGGAATAGAAATGAGTGATTGTCAATTGTTTCATGGCAAATCAGGTCAAACCTACTTTGGCACCAGGCGTTTCGATAGAACAGTAAAGGGCAGACTTCATGCACATACAGCAAGTGGTTTAATGCACGATAATTTCCGAATGAGTACAATGGATTACGGCCATCTGATGGATTGTGCATTTCGACTGGAAAAGCATGTAAATGCCTATGAAAAAGTCTTTCGTCTTGCTGCGTTTAATGTGTTTGCCCACAACCGGGATGATCACAGTAAAAACTTCTCCTTTTTAATGGATGGCAAAGGAAACTGGAAAATGGCACCTGCTTATGATCTCACATTCTCCACTTCAGCTTATGGCATACACAGCACCATGGTGGCAGGAGAGAGTAAGAATCCAGGAGAAAAACACTTACTGAAATTGGCAGATCATTTTGGAATCAAAAGACCTGATTTAATTTTGGAACAGGTCAGAGAGGCCCTTACCAATTGGAGGCTGATTGCGCAAACTTGT